Proteins from a genomic interval of Candidatus Aminicenantes bacterium:
- a CDS encoding L-rhamnose isomerase, producing MTSALIEKKYQSAREAYAELGVDTDKALRTLAEIPLSLHCWQGDDVGGFEAAGGSLQDGGLQVTGNHPGKARTIEELRQDLDKAFSLIPGPHRLNLHAIYGDFRGRPAGRDAIEPDHFRGWVDWARNRGLKLDFNATCFAHPMAADGFTLSHCDKSVRKFWIDHVKACRRISLFMGRELKSACLHNLWIPDGSKEVPVDRIAYRDRLRESLDEIFEIDLGAAMKDSLESKLFGIGSESFVVGSHEFYLAYAIAKKKLVCLDLGHFHPTESVADKISALLPFLPGLVFHLSRGVRWDSDHVVVLDDPILAVTEEIIRCRALDKMHVALDYFDGGLNRVGAWVTGARAVQKGLLIGLLQPEERLCKAEAESDAFARLALREEAKALPFGAVWDAYCEAQGVAAGPGWIADVNGYEKGVLAARS from the coding sequence ATGACTTCCGCACTCATCGAAAAAAAATATCAGTCCGCCCGCGAGGCCTATGCCGAGCTGGGAGTAGACACCGACAAGGCCCTCCGTACGCTGGCCGAAATCCCGTTGTCCCTCCATTGCTGGCAGGGCGACGACGTGGGCGGGTTCGAAGCCGCCGGCGGCTCGCTCCAGGACGGGGGCCTACAAGTCACGGGCAACCATCCCGGCAAGGCCCGCACGATCGAAGAGCTGCGGCAGGATCTGGACAAGGCTTTTTCCCTCATCCCGGGGCCACACCGCCTGAACCTGCACGCCATCTACGGAGATTTCCGCGGCCGCCCGGCCGGCCGGGACGCGATCGAGCCCGATCATTTCCGCGGCTGGGTCGACTGGGCCCGCAACCGCGGCTTGAAGCTGGACTTCAACGCCACCTGCTTTGCCCACCCGATGGCGGCCGACGGCTTCACCTTGAGCCACTGCGACAAGTCCGTCCGCAAGTTCTGGATCGATCACGTCAAGGCCTGCCGCCGCATCTCTCTATTCATGGGGCGCGAGCTCAAGAGCGCCTGCCTCCACAATCTCTGGATCCCCGACGGGTCCAAGGAAGTGCCGGTCGACCGGATCGCGTATCGCGATCGCCTGCGCGAATCGCTGGATGAGATCTTCGAGATCGACCTGGGCGCGGCGATGAAGGACTCGCTCGAGAGCAAGCTCTTCGGCATCGGATCCGAATCCTTCGTCGTCGGCTCGCACGAGTTCTACCTGGCTTATGCCATCGCCAAGAAGAAGCTCGTCTGCCTGGACCTGGGCCATTTCCACCCGACCGAATCCGTAGCCGACAAAATCTCGGCCCTTCTGCCGTTCCTGCCGGGGCTCGTCTTCCATTTGAGCCGCGGCGTGCGTTGGGACAGCGATCACGTCGTCGTGCTCGACGATCCCATCTTGGCCGTGACCGAAGAGATCATCCGCTGCCGAGCCTTGGACAAGATGCACGTCGCCCTGGATTATTTCGACGGCGGCCTCAACCGCGTCGGAGCTTGGGTCACAGGGGCTCGGGCCGTCCAGAAGGGCCTGCTTATCGGACTTCTTCAGCCCGAGGAGCGCCTCTGCAAGGCCGAGGCCGAGTCCGATGCCTTCGCCCGCCTGGCCCTGCGCGAGGAAGCCAAGGCCCTCCC